The Hordeum vulgare subsp. vulgare chromosome 7H, MorexV3_pseudomolecules_assembly, whole genome shotgun sequence DNA window gtccatgaatttgatcgtacgcatttgcgtataTGATtaacgtacgattaaatcgagggcgtcacatggTGGTCATGGGGAATGGGTGAAGAGGATAAGGTggttgttttgttttttgctcgATGCAGTTCCGCAGTGTCTTTTCAAATGGTTAGTTTGTAGCTACAAGAGTGGGTCGGATGTGTTATGAGAATAAGTTGTTTTCTTATTAGAATAAGGTCTTAATGGGTGTTATTAGAATAGgcacaccatatatatatatatatatatatatatatatatatcgggtgaggaatagttattcttcaccccctctattttaacatcaatgcatcgtaattttgCTTACGtaatttttttcttattccatacgtaaaaagagagcgtaagaaaatatataaccatcgtaaaaaatatttttttacataaaattacaaacgtaaaaacatagtgtaaaatatacataaaatgcaTATTTCTTGTCTTacagcctatttttttattttttatgtcaaattttacatagtgggtcaatatgaatgtaactatttgtattttaaatgtaatttatttatgaaaagcaagtaagattacctcgggtgaagaacaacctattctgcaccctgggtgaagaatagagtttatatatatatatatatatatatatatatatatatatatatatatatatatatatatatatatatatatatataccgttTATGCACCCATTAGCTGCAGAATAGTTGTTCTGACATCACTTGGGAACCTCCTCCGGAAACTAAAAGAACTGCACAGCTAGCCAAAGTACACTGAAATGTTAGGACAAAAATCTGCACGCATTTGTTTGTATCATTTTTGCCCTAGTTTCTAAACCGTTTGTCGGAAGGAGGCATATAATATACCATTAGATAGCTACGAAAAATACGCAACTTCACTATGTGGAACACTTCCTGAGATTCCTCATGATTTAAGAGCAGTTTCACACATGATGGGCGCCCAACGATTGGCAGCAAATGTATTTTCGTGTTTTTTCTAAACTTCTTGTCGGAATGAATCGAATGATATGGCGTTGCAAAGGTATCATCGAGGTGCAACTTTTTCACGTATATTACACTCTAATTCTTTACAGTTTGAGAGGAGTTCTAAATTTATCAAAACTGTAGTTTTTAACTGTTTGCTATAACGAGGCATGTGATACGGCTTTGGAAAGCTGTGGAGTAGGCGCACCTTTCATATGTTGGGAATTTGTTGAGATTCCTAACGGTTTTAATGAATTCTAAAAACGGGGTGGTGGTGGGCGACGATTGACAACGAGCGTATGTGCGTGAATTTTTCCAAACTGCTAGTCGAACAATGCAAATTATACGGAGTAGGATATATATCGACGAGGCACAACTTTTTCAAGTAGAAAACTCTCTCTTATTCCttacggtttaagagcagttttggAATTGTCAAAACGCACACACTCTGTTTTTAGCGACACCAAAATCAACGCAGGAACCGCATTAGGCGCAAGAACACATTGTTTTGAAGGGCACACCGCACTACATGAGACAAACAGGGGAACTTCATGATTTCTACTGCTTTGGACGGCAAACCGCACTGCATCAGACGGGCACGTGGACtttattgtttattttattttattttcgagCAAAAATACATGAAATTTTCCAAACATTTTTTTAGCACTTCACATTGGGCGTTAACGAACGGCCTAATACCCACCGCAACACTAACGAAAGTATCTTTTTTTCATACTAATATTGTCTCGCACCCATAGACCAAGCGAGTGGACCATAGGGAGAGTGAACTACATCTAAAAAGAAGTTCTTTTCTCTCGCTTACCAAGTGAAAAACAAAGAATTTTTATACCAAACTTCTGTGAGAGAACAAAGTGAGATTTAAAACATACGTATGTATTGGATTGTTTTACACAACCACACTCATAAAAATGCAAAACACATAATTAACATCACATGGACACATAAAATGCATTCACAAATTTTCCTGCACGCGATAGGCAATCTGTATGCTTGGTCTGGTCGAACCGCATACCCACTCTGACCAAACCGCACATCATGGTCGCGCCCAAGAATCCAAGAACAGAACCGCTGGTCTATGATGCATCTGGTCGGACGACAGTTGTCCAGTAGAAAAATGAAATACATGGGAACTGCACCTGCACCCCAAAATCGAGTCTGGTTTGCTTCAGAAAAAATGGAAGATTTTGATGACATTGCCCGCATtcaaaaaataattttccattctACTTCGTGAACAAGCACACGACACCGAACGAGCACACTTGAAAGAGTATTAATAATAACATGTAGATGACAAGGAGAAGGATGGAACAGAGTAAGATCATGAAGCCTTTGTTATTGATGGATTCGAGTTACACATGCAACACTGAAATGAGATAACAATAAGCGAATACATAGCATATATATAGAGAGATCATAGATAGCATGGCAACAGACGTGGTAAATATCCTTTAGTCCATCTCTGTCTACAGTTCACGCACGCCGGGTCCGGTGCCTTGGCTTGGCTGATCCTATTCGAGCCGACGAAGATAATAGACGGGTCGCAGCAGCAATCGTTGATCAGGCAGCTACTAATCACTAGTTAGGGAGTTAGTAGGCGTTTGGTTGCCTGCATTAGGCCCAGCCAGACCCGCGCGAGACGAAAATGGGCTGTTTGGAGTGCACACATTTTTGGATGTGGTGTTAGGATGACATCAAAGTAGTGTAGGTTGAACTTGCTATGATCATGCATGCTTACTAATGTTCTTCTGCTTCACTGTTTGCTCCTAgagttcttcattgcttattgtaTGTGTGTTGCAATGTTTGTTGCTTGAACTTATTGCTCTTGTGCCCGGGCAAGTGGTATGTGGTCTTCAAAGGTAGGGTTTCAGGGGTTTACAGTTTATGAAAAGCTTGCAACAAACAAGTTTCAGGGTACGGCAAGAGTAAACACACGGGAGGGTTTAAGACTAGGTACGCGGCAGAAGATGCTTACTCCAAGTATGTGCGAGAGCATTCATGCAGCAAGTTTGCCGTTGGCAAGGTAGGTCGACCATTAGGCTGAAGAACTTTATGATCTTCGTCCAGTTCATCGTCATAGTTGTGTTGTGGCGCTGGTGTGTTTGGTGTGAATGTGTGTAAGCTGTAGTGGTATTGGTAAGGTCATCAAGTAGGGTACAAGGTGAGCACAAGTCTACGTTCGTATGTAAGCAAACAACATGCACTTGTGTGATCACATACAATGCGAGCAACCAAACACGATGCGTAGAGGCATCGCTACGATGCAGGGAGAGGACATGCACGCAACCAATCAACATGCAGATGTTCATTTTTTGTCTGCATTTGCTCAACCAGGTCCAACTGGAACAAGTATACAAATCTGGAACAAGTATACAAATGGTCAAAAAAAACGATGTaggcaaccaaacacgcccttaATTTTGTTGATCGAAGCTGATTACAAAATCTAGGAAGCCAAAGATTGAACAAAAGTAGCGGTCGGGGACAAAGTAATTAGCCATGCACGAGGCAAGTGTTTAACTTACCAGCCTTCAAGGAAGCTAGGTTGTACCCACAGCGGCGGCATGGCGTAGTGCGGCGGCGCCATCACCGGAGGGTCCTGGTACGGTTCGCCCTGCACGTGCCCTTGGTAGTAATCTGCATACACAAGCAGAAACAGGCCATCAAGATCAAGAAATGAAACCCGtacttcacacacacacacacaccgcaCTGCACGGGCGCACCGGCATACCACGCGGAGGTGAGCTCACCTGAAGCAGCGCACACTACTTGTTGCACCCACTAACCTGGCACTAACTGCTAATTGCAACTGAACTGTAGCCACCCATCCATCTGAGAGCACAACAAACATCTATGTGAGCTCGCCGCACGCAAGTGAACTGCACAAGTGGTTTTTAAAAGCTGCACACATGTTGCACGCGAGATGTAGACGCACGAAAGCGGAGGCATCCAGGGGAGGAGGGCGACCAACAACCCAGCGGAAGGGGGCCATCGCGCCGTGGACTGCAGGTAGTGGACGAAGCCACTCGGTTATGCTCGCGTGGGAGAACTCGTTGGAATCCGGCGGGGCTGTTGAGGGAGAAGCATGTGGGCTGCACGAGGGGCTGCTGAGGGGAGAACTAAATGGTGAGGAATCTAAAAAACAATTTGAGGAAAGTAATCTACAGTACGGATCCGGTCGGGATCCGAAACATAGGGTCGGCGAGGTGAAGTGGACAAGCTTGAGGAGAGGGCTGGCGAAGGGCAGGATAGGCATCGGCGGCTGTAGAGGTCGATCCACGGGGACCTTGTGTGCAGACACCCTCACATACCTCCTGCGGCCGCCGTTATCTGCTCCGATAGCGGGCCGCCTTGGAGGGGCCTAGGTAGGACGAGGGAGATGTATCCGGGTGCGGGGGAGGAGCCGTGGGAGCCCTGCGGAGGTAGGACGACTCGAAGTCGGGGCGCGTGGCGAACCTCCTCCGCCTAGTGCATCCCTTCACAGCCACCCCCAGCTGaatctcgcagcaaacacccaccTACCGGCGGCATGGGTATCCGACAGGTGGCTCGAGGAGCCCTGGTGGCGTGTGGCTCGGGGAGCCCATGCCGCGGCAAACGGAGGTGGACGAGGCGGCGTTGGGTGACCATGGATGGGGAAGAAGGTGGATTGGGTCGGGGTGGTGTTGATCGGAGAGGGTTGATATTTGGTgggattttgtttttttgttgtaaGCGGTTCGTTTGATTTTTCCATCGAAGTTCGATCGAGACATGGTCGTAGTCTAAGTTTGTTGGCATAATAAGCTAATTGGTCCCCCAAAAATAATAAGCTAATTGGGGTGAGAATAGGGTCTTAAGGGGTGATGTTAAAATAGACCCATCTATATATACACACAGTCTATTTTGACACTAGGTGCCGAATAACTATTCTGACATCACTTCTGAAATGCATGGTTAGCGCGAGTGCACTGCATCCCTATCAAACGAGCACTATAATCTCAGCACAAAGAATTGCACACCTTTTTGGACATCATTTTGCTCCAGTTTCTAAACCGCTTGTCTGAACGGAGTGTATAATGTATAATATACCGTTGGATAGCTATGGATACAGCTGGATAGCTATGGAAAATGTGCAACTTTTCTGTGTTAAGCACTTTTCGTCATTCTTAACTGTTTAAGAGCAGTTTCGAAAATGATGGGAGCTCGATAAATGGTAGCGAGCGTTTTTTCGCGTTTTTCTAAACCCCTTGTCGGAATGAATCAAATGATACGGCGTTGGAATTATACCGTCGAGGTGCAAAGTTTTCTTGTAGATTACACTCTCTAATTCCTTTGCTTTGAGAGTAATTTCAAATTAACTCAAAACGGAATTTTGTtttccaaattttatgaattttcCGGTACCGTTTCCCTTGTATGTTTCCAACCGTTTATCGCAATTAGGTGTGTGATGTGGCGTTGGAAAGCTATGGAATAAGCACAACTTTCATATGTTGGTCATTTGTTGAGATTTCTAACAGTTTAAAGCAATTTTGAAAACGGCGCCGCTGCCAGTGGCAGCAAACGTCTTTTCATAAATGTTTCCAAAATGCCCGTCGGAATGATGCAGACGATAAGCCGTTGGAACGATATCGGCGAGGCacaactttttcatgtagaacaTTCTCTCTAAATCCttacggtttaagagcagttttgaaaTAACCGAAATATAGACAAATGCTTTTTGCGACACCAAAATCGACGTGTGAACCGTATCCAACAAAAAAGCGCACTGCTTGAGACGAAAAACCGCACAACATCCTACTGACAAGCGAACTACATGTTTTTTATCCAATGTGAATTTTTCAAGATGAGAAAATGGACCGCACTTTACATCGAGCATAAGTAAATCGCAACACTATCGAGAAATGAACCGCATTTTTTTGTCATCTCCATACAGTTTTACGGAGTGGAATAGGATATGCAGTTTCATTTCCTTTTCCAAATGAAGTGTACTTTGAAGTCCTACGGAGTTGAATTTTTAGGACCGAAGTGCactgtatttttttattttttttctcaatAGAGTTGGTTTTTCCATAGTACACTGCATACTTTTTTGGTTACTAGCAAAAAGACCAATGCGTTGCAACCGTAAAAAAAAgaccacacgctcttaatttacaaAAATGGTTTATAATCTAAGAATATATAGTTATGACCCAAACAAAGATGACCTTAGACTACAAAAGCACAATTCAAGATTCCACATGTTTTCTATTTCCACACGGCTCAcatgtttatttttttctttcttgtcATGCATGTACTTATTTATTGTCTGCCTCTAACAGGTAAAACAATATCATATTCAAATTCTATATATTTttgtaatcaaatttcatatataacatgttaaatttcgagttacggtttaaaagatatgaatgtttTAAAAAAACATTTGATATGTACTGCGGTTTTAATATCAGAAATATCAtagattttttataaaatagcatGACAGACTAAGAATACTTATTTCTTTTATTAATAGGTATAGACGAGGTGAGGACGAGGCGAGTGGACTGCATTTTTTATGTACACCCTACACATTACACACAACCATGCATCAACATCCATATTTTATTCTCATTTCCCCTCTACATTTTCGCAAACAACAAAATAAACTTCTTTTAGAGGAACAATGATTCACTCTTCTCTTTCATTACTGAGTGCACAAAAAATTactaaaaaataattaaaaacaggGATGTAGTGAACTACCTTGTCAGTTTTTCATAGAGCAAAACCACCAAACTTTTTAGTATATGAACTACATTAGTTTTTTTAACAAAAATGTGGGCAACAGAATACAATGAAGTTCATTTTTCATTTGTGCGTGTCGAAGTTAGAGTACTCTGTGGCCTACCGCCCTGCAGCAAAGCAGCAAAATTGAACCAAAGAAGTCAACGGATGTGGGATTGTTGTGGCGGCGCTGTGGGCTGCATGATCACGGCGTGAGCTCCCCTCCACGAGAGCATCTCCTCCCTCCCTGTGATGAACTACATACGCTAGCATAAGTTACGTGAGCTCAAGTTATTGAAACAAAATGAGCTAAAGTTACGTGAGCTGCAAAATCAAAAAGatagaaatagaaaaaaaaatgagTTGCACGCACGCGAGAACCGAGCTGCGGGACTGCAAGCATTTGTGATGTTGCCATGGATGTTGGACTGCAACACCATGTGAACTTGACTGCATGAGAGCATGATGTGCGCTGCATGGCGCTAAACAACCCATAAGGCGCCCTTTTGTCAGTTGGTCGTGTGACACGCCAGCGACAACCAGGGCCGGCCCTGTGTTTCGGGATTCCCTAGGCGAACTCAATGACATGGGCCCCTATGTCCTAAGACCATATATTTTTAGTTTAATATTTAACTATAATAATTGAGTGACTCCAtcgacaataataataacaaaattTCAACTTACTAAATCGACAATAATAATACTGAAAAGATAGAGAAATGAAACTAAAATGACATGATTACCTCAAATAAGAACCAAGTTTCGAGTGACTTCATCGACAACAATAATAATTTAATTATTCAGAAAAAGTTTCTTCGGGCGTTTCTTGATGCAAAGTCATTAAGGGAACAATCAAGATCAACATTGTCCAAGATACCCTTTTCAATGCAGCACATAGCCAAGCCATTCAATCTATGTTGCAACATAGTAGACCTCAAATAATTTTTCAGCAGTTTCAGTTTAGAGAAACTTCTTTCAGCCGAGGCTAGAGTCACATGCACTATTAAGAGGATCTGATATGCAACACAGACATTTGGATAACAATCTACAGCCATAACAAACTGAAGAATCTCAAGCGTTGACATCAAACCATCTGGCAAAGTTGCGTGCAACACTTTTAACTCATACAAAATCATCAAGATCAACATCACATGAGTTATCATCAGAAAAAGATTTTGCAAAAGTAGTGCAGCATTCCCGTAAATTGGTATCATCCAAGGACTTCAGATTTTTTGAATTGAATAAGAAACCAAATAACCTTTCAAAATTCTACAactgatcaaagcaagtggtcaaTGAAAGAATTACCTTGTCAACGATGACTAGAAAGTAAGTAACTCTGAAGGATTCCATAGCTAAGAATTGTATTTCCTCATCTTGATCATTggtttcatcataatacctctttcttttcctttgacgTTTTGTAAGAAATTCTGGCTCTATGTCCATATCATATGCAATGGCTTTTGCTATCTAAATACTAGCCTGAAAGCCTTCATCTCTGTActtctgaaaatatgatatgacaGCTTGAATGTGTTTTATAGTAGCATCAATGCACACCATCGTTTCCTTTTTTCAGCACCCAACAATTGCTTCTTCTTAGGCAACATGGCAGTTCCTAAAATTATGAAGAAAAGATGAATAAAGGATACAAAGAATAAGCAATTTATACATTAAATGATTGAAACCCTAGACATACATGGAAAAGTACTTGAATTACTAAATAAAGATGGTTGGATGGACTACGTACTAGATGGATGGATGCTGTTAAGTCTGTTGTTGATTAGTGATTACTCCTTCTGATTCTGAATTTTGATGGATGGATGGGGCATTGGGGCCTCGTACAGCAGGGGCTCCTTCTCCTCGTACAGAATAGATGCAAGAATACTCATGTCTGCTCCTTCTCCAAGACTCCAACACTGCTTGCCTGCTTCGGATGCAGGTAGATCGAGGCGTCGTCGTGCGTTGCTGCGCAACTCTGTCTTCCCCTCGAGGACGTACATCGCGTGCAGAGATTCTTGGAGCTGCGTGGTGCCCTTGTCGTCGAGGAAGTTGTCGACGACAAGGGCACCACACACCTCCAAGAACCTTTGCACGCGATGTACCTCCTCGAGGGGAAGACAGAGTTGCAGGTGCCCGTGAGATGGACTGCATTCACATGTGGAATCTCGGACACAACAAAGGAGTAGGAGGGGCGGCAGAGGGATCCAAGCCCGTCGCGGTAGCGGAGGCGGGGTCGCAGTGCACGGTCCACGACTGTCACCCACGGATCCAAGATGGAACCCCCGCGGGAGGTGGTCGCCGTTGATGGTTCGACGAGGGCATGCTGGGCCTCGTCTACATCAGGCGGCTGAGCCATGGAGAATTTGGCTGGGTGGAGGTGCGTGGATCTCGTGATTTGTGGGGATCTGGCAGGCTCGTTGGCCAACGGTGGAGGGAGGTCGGAGAATCGGAGAAGGCTGTGTCGGGGCGCTGTGGGTGGAGACGAACGTGGACTTCGGGGGACATCGTGGTTGTCTCGGTCATCCCCATGGTTGTCGACAGATCACGGTAGGTAGTGGTGGGCGACGGGGATGGGGGTATGTGGAGGATGGTTTGGGGCACCGCGACAACAGGGTGGCCGATGGTGTCCATGGGTGGGGGCGGTGGGGAGGCGTGACAGAAAGATGGAGGCTCGGCCGGAAGGAGCGTGAAGCACGGCGGCGCTAGAACCCCGGGGGAGAGGTGGTTGCTCGTGGAAATGGGTGGTGGCATAGAACGAAGGTGGGGGTTTTGGTGAGTGGGCGCGGGGGCAGGGAGAGGTGGGGtgtagcgaccagacctcaaACAGTCTAGTCTCTATGCAtttgtgtcatccctggatcgtaATGCTGAAATGTCTTaaaagagaacttattacaataatatggcttAAGGCCATCTAAAAACAATAACAGTagaaggcttggaagataaacggagtccatcaactccaacgacatagctgagtgaaagacaatgacctatggcaccttactcgtcgtctgaaaagtctgcaacatgaaaTGTTGCAGCCTGAAACGGCTCAacacatggaatatgctggcaatgtAACACATAGAGTAATGAACATAATGAAatgctatctctacatgcatatatggctggtggaaagctctatggttaacagttttgcataaaaccaatctttatcctacaacaaaggaataagttttatttaactatcatggtggttgttaaacattgagaaggttcctccaagTCAATCCCAATTAAGCATCATCATTAACCCagcaaattaatttagagtgatgagatcaacatgataatccaagaacaagatactcaagatgtccataaccggggacacggctatccatgattagtttgtacactcgACAGAGGTTTGCACAGttttcccacaagactcgaaTACATCCTTGGTCGAAGATTCGAGAcacagtctttctgaagcattaactctctactctgggtagaccgtaccacctacAACCCACTACATGTGCTAGTCTACTGCTTTAAGAGCTTCACGCAACTTACTCAATgcgagagcccataatggcttgtggctgcacacaaaagtttctagaatgagtaatcttatgatccctttgagcctgggtggcggaccgtaggatgatcacacggttccTCCGGGATATCCTAGGACAACACTGGATTTCTCGAGGTGCCCTGAcaagcaatccacccagatgtgtatttaagttgccaccttaagtgaatcattaattaacaatactcacatctgtcatggatACACTCACCCAATCCACGTCTACGAGCATAACATAGCAATATTAGCATAACGTAGAGGTAACTCCCAAAGGTTTGATAAATAACAGGACAATAGGTActacctcatcatctacttcCCAAAACACACATGTTAatcagatcctaaccatgcaatgtttgagggttgatctaatgcaataaaactgggTAGTAAAGGggtatgatcaaagtgttacttgccttgctgatgatccgcaaaacctagagattcgtagtagcacgcttcgcactccgggtactCTATCATAAACAAACAATAACATAATAAGCAATCAAACTAGATGCACGGataaaactcaaataagagatcTAACCAGAAATTTCAACTGaagaactccggtttgcaaaaagaatcaaaacaaacgaagcaacgaaactcaaactgcgaaagaaacgagattcgTTTACTAATCTGGACTAGAGTCAAATTTTACTGTACAAAAATCTTGTGCAAGTTGGTGAACACAGAAAGGGGGTGTCGAGGCGAAGATCTGGGCGTTTGAATCACCTGATTCCGATAAATGAGCGAAAAGATAAACTAAAATGAAAATCACAGCAGAGATCACGATCGGAAATAATCGCGGAAAACCCCTGGAATAAAGAAAAATGGACGAACAGGCTAACGAACGATCGTTCACTGTCTGTGACTAACGGATGAACAACGTTCGTTAAAACAAACGTACGGACGAACGTCCGCTATTTAAATAAACCCAAAAAATAAAAACCGATCTGAAAAAACTAGGTCTAGGTTTTTTTTCTTAAAAATAATTTTTCCGTAAAAAACCGGGCTACCTTTTGCGgatccgacggcggcggcggcggccgggttGGGGCGGGGCGGCTcggtggggcggcggctagggtttgggggggtGGGGGCCGACTTATAAAGGCCTTTAGGGATAGAGTCCCGGCCGGATACGGCCCGTTTAAAAaaaaggacgccgacgaggttgtcgacgcgctcaagctccaatgaacatgggaatgggtccgcctgaccatcgcctacctgctggtgatcgaaacaacgacggggaggaggggttcgccggcgacgaggaggtcgtggcggaggagtttg harbors:
- the LOC123412417 gene encoding uncharacterized protein LOC123412417, with protein sequence MEKSNEPLTTKKQNPTKYQPSPINTTPTQSTFFPIHGHPTPPRPPPFAAAWAPRATRHQGSSSHLSDTHAADYYQGHVQGEPYQDPPVMAPPHYAMPPLWVQPSFLEGWCSSHVFHFSTGQLSSDQMHHRPAVLFLDSWARP